The genomic interval AAGTGTAAAATGAAGGACTAGTCAAATAAGGAATGATAGCCCTCTTGCTGAATTGCTGAAGAGGGCTTTTATTTCCGTAAGTAGAGCTCGGCAGCGTGTCTTCGATATTTACGGAGGCTTCTGAACATTTCCTTGAGCTATCAGCAAAGCGACGGCTTCCGAAAAGCCTTGTTTTTCTGATGTTTCAATGAAATGTTATGAAATTAATCGGTGATAGTGATATATTGGTTATTCGGTCTAATAGGATAGAATGACGGTGCATTTTAATATTGGATACGATGCTGATCCAGCACTGATCACATTATTCCCGGTCCTTTTCTGATACAAAAGGGCATCAACGATATCGGAGGATAATTTATGTTAATGAAACTTCCATTTTTTAAAAAAAAGAACCCTGAAACCAAAGAACAGTCCGGGCTTGATATGACTCCCAAACATGTCGCTATTATTATGGATGGGAATGGCCGCTGGGCAAAAAATCGAGGCTTGCCACGGATTGCCGGTCATAAAGAAGGTATGGACGTTGTAAGTGATGTGGTGAAAGTGGCTGTATCTTTTCATATAGAAATACTGACGCTTTATGCTTTCTCGACAGAAAATTGGAAAAGGCCGGACACTGAAGTTGATTACTTGCTGCGACTGCCGAAAGAATTTTTACATATTTATTTACCTGAACTGATGGAAAATAATGTCCGCATTGAGACAATCGGTGATTTAGAAGTGTTGCCCAAGCATACGAAGGAAGCTGTTTATTATGCCAAGGAAAAAACAAAAAATAATGATGGATTATTATTGAATTTTGCTTTAAACTATGGAAGTAGATTTGAAATCATGGAAGCTATTAGACAAATTGTTACAGATATTGATACCGCTAAGATGGACCTCGATTCACTCGATGAACAGACGTTTGCGAAATACCTCTATACAAAGGGGCAATCCGATCCTGACCTGTTAATTCGGACAAGTGGGGAGCAGCGACTCAGTAATTTTCTGCTGTGGCAGGCGGCTTATTCGGAATTCTGGTTTACGGATGTATTATGGCCTGATTTTTCAGCGGAAATATTTAAAGAAGCGCTCCATGACTATCAGCAAAGAAAACGGCGTTATGGGGGCGTGTAAGGTGTTGAACAGTAAATGAGACAACGAATCCAGACAGCAATTCTTGCATTTATCATATTTATTCCGTTTGTAGTAATTGGTGGTAACACGTTTCGGGTTTTCGTCTTTCTACTTGCGGCAATTGCGTTTCTTGAACTGATTCGCATGCGGAAGATTACCAGTTATTATATTCCTGTTGTAGTAGCGATCGTATTGTTATGGCTTTTGATGCTTGATGATCCTTCAGTCGTTTTACCAGGACTGGGGAAATCGGAATTGATTATGGTATTTGTGCTCTTTTTACTGGCATATACTGTAATGGCAAAAAACAAATTTGCATTTGATGATGCCGGTTTTATTCTTCTAGCTTTGATTTATGTGGGCATGGGCTTTTTCTATTTGATTGAAACTCGCAATGGAGGGAATAATGTCCAAGGACTGGCTAACTTGTTTTATGTGCTGCTTGTCATTTGGGCGACTGATACAGGTGCTTATTTTTTCGGACGTGCACTTGGCAAACGTAAGCTGTGGCCGGAAATAAGCCCGAACAAAACAGTTGAAGGTGCCGTTGGTGGTGTTTTACTTGCCTGTGTGATAGGTGTTGTATTTCATATTGTCCATCCGTTTTCATATGATATGATAGTTGTAGTTGCTGTCACCGTGTTAGTATCTATGTTTGGACAAATTGGTGACTTGGTGGAATCAGCTTTTAAACGGTTTTATGGTGTCAAGGACTCCGGGAAATTGTTACCTGGACATGGAGGTATCCTTGACAGGCTGGACAGCTTATTATTTGTTTTGCCACTGCTGCATTTCATCCGGTTTTTCTCATAAATGCGAAGAATGTATGCGAAATCGGACATGAAATGCGGACTCCCTATATTTAAAGGAAGGTGCTTCTTTTGACCACAGTTATTGCGTTTATATTCATGTTCGGCCTGCTTGTATTCATTCATGAGTTCGGCCACTTAATCTTTGCTAAACGGGCAGGGATGCTAGCTCGTGAGTTTGCCATTGGATTTGGACCTAAAATGTTTTCATTTACCAAAAATGAGACTGTATATACCATTCGTTT from Lentibacillus cibarius carries:
- a CDS encoding isoprenyl transferase; this translates as MLMKLPFFKKKNPETKEQSGLDMTPKHVAIIMDGNGRWAKNRGLPRIAGHKEGMDVVSDVVKVAVSFHIEILTLYAFSTENWKRPDTEVDYLLRLPKEFLHIYLPELMENNVRIETIGDLEVLPKHTKEAVYYAKEKTKNNDGLLLNFALNYGSRFEIMEAIRQIVTDIDTAKMDLDSLDEQTFAKYLYTKGQSDPDLLIRTSGEQRLSNFLLWQAAYSEFWFTDVLWPDFSAEIFKEALHDYQQRKRRYGGV
- a CDS encoding phosphatidate cytidylyltransferase, whose product is MRQRIQTAILAFIIFIPFVVIGGNTFRVFVFLLAAIAFLELIRMRKITSYYIPVVVAIVLLWLLMLDDPSVVLPGLGKSELIMVFVLFLLAYTVMAKNKFAFDDAGFILLALIYVGMGFFYLIETRNGGNNVQGLANLFYVLLVIWATDTGAYFFGRALGKRKLWPEISPNKTVEGAVGGVLLACVIGVVFHIVHPFSYDMIVVVAVTVLVSMFGQIGDLVESAFKRFYGVKDSGKLLPGHGGILDRLDSLLFVLPLLHFIRFFS